GGGGATCCAGACGGGTGAATTTATGAAACTTTGTCGTATAACCCATCAGGCTGATGACATCCTGGGTATTCCCGCTCATCGGGCCGTCGCTGCCCAGCCCCACGGGGATGCCCAGTTCCAGCATCTCCGGGATGGCCGCCACACCCTTGGCTCCCTTGATGTTGGCCACCATATTATGTGCCACCCCCACTCCCCTCTTTTTGAGGATCTGCCTGTCCGGATCATCCGTAAAAATGCAGTGCGCCGCCACAACCCGGGAGTCCAGAACTCCCAGATCATCCAGATAAGCAATGGGACTCATTCCGTAGTCCTTCTGAAAATGCTCCATCTCGAAGGGCATCTCGCTCAGATGCAGGGTCATGGGCACCTCTTCCCGGCAGGCCAGTTCATAACACTCCTTCATATGATCCCCATCCACCGTATAGGGAGCATGGGGTGCGATGGCGGGGGTAATCAGGTCCTGATGCTTCCACTGCTGAATAAACTCCCGGGCATAGCCGATCCCGCCGTATTCCCTGGGACTGTCGGGAGCGGGGAAGTACACCACCGTTTCACCCAGAATGGACCGCACCCCGGCTTTCCGGGCCGCCCTGGCCACGGCATCTTCAAAATAGTACATGTCGAAGAGGGTGGTCACACCGCCCTGAATCATCTCGGTATAGGAGTGGAGAGAGGCCCAGTAGACCAGGTCATCAGTCACAACGGCCTTCTCCAGGGGAAAAAGAACACGCCTCAACCGGTCCTTCTGATCATCCGCCAGTGAGCGGAAAAAAGACATGCCCAGATGGGTATGGCTGTTGATCATCCCCGGCATGACGATGCCTCCCCGGGCATCCAGAACCTGAATATCCCCTGCAGGAAGGCTGATCTCCCCGGGCTGAACCTTCAGGATGATCCCATCCTCGATCAGAATTGATCCGCCGTAAAAGACGTCTTTCCGGGGATTCATGGTCAGGATCAGAGCATTCTTGATTAGAACGTGTTTTTTTTCGGTCATGGGTCACCTCACATTTGATAGGATTTCAGCAGATTCATGAAGAGAGGACTGAACTTCTCCTGATGAACCTTGAGACAGACATGAACAGTCCGGGGATCCTCAAGAATACAGACCTTCCCCAGGGTGTCCCTGTCTTTGGTCTCCACTCCCAGGGCATAGGCCTGTCCTTCGGTCAGCCGGGAATCAATGACCCCGGCAACAGCCAGTGGATCATGCATCTTCAGGCCGTCCATGCCTTTACTTTTGTAAAACTTCTGGTAGAAACGGATCATCTGAACGAGAGGAGTCAGGACAGGGCCGCCCCAGCTCTCGATTTCATCGATCTGATCGGGCAATAATAAAGCATGATTGGTCACATCCAGCCCGAACATGACGATGGGAACGCCCGAACGGAGAACCCTGTCTGCCGCCAGAGGGTCCGCATAAAAATTAAACTCCGCAAAAGGGGTGACATTCCCCCGGCCCAGGCTGCCGCCCATAAGAGTCAGTTTTTTAATATAGGGCTGAACATCCGGGTGTCTTTCTAACAGGATGGCCAGGTTGGTCAGAGGTCCCAGGGCGATAATCTCCAGCTCCCCTCCGGCCTTGATCAGCTCTTCATAGAGAAGCTGGTCCGCCCCTCTGGTACTGATCTGCCCGGTCAGGGGCAACTCCACATCCCCCAGGCCGTTCTGTCCATGCACATCCGATGCGGTATGAACCTCACCCTCCAGGGGACCTGTGGCTCCCGAGGCCACTTCAATGTCCTGACCGGCGAGAGTACAGAGGGCCAGAGCATTGCGGGCGGTCAGAGTCACCGGAACATTACCGGCCACCGTGGTAATCCCCCGGATAAAAAGCCTGTCCGAAGCAAAGGCTGCGAACAGAGCCAGGGCGTCGTCGATCCCCGGATCACAATCAATAATTACCTGTTTTACACTCACCCGGTACTCCTTTCCAGAACTTAATTGTACTATGACATGCCCCCCCGGGGCCATGGCGGGATGCATTTTTGCGCAGTATCGGAGCAGTAAACCTATATGGGTTTTCCATCTTTTCATGATAATGTAATTTATTCCTGTTCAGAGGATCATGATTCCTTTTTTTGGAGATATATATGACAGATCAAGAAAAAGCCGGAAAGCTTCTGGCAAAAATGACTTTGAATGAAAAAATAGCCCAGCTCCACTCTGTGTGGATGGAGATACACGAAGACGGAACAGCCGGCTTCCGGTCGGAAAAGCAGAAAAAGGGAAGTGGTTTCGATTCTCCCCTGGACCTGATGAAAGACGGCATCGGCCAGATCACCCGTCCCCTGGGGACACAT
The sequence above is drawn from the Oceanispirochaeta sp. genome and encodes:
- a CDS encoding amidohydrolase; protein product: MTEKKHVLIKNALILTMNPRKDVFYGGSILIEDGIILKVQPGEISLPAGDIQVLDARGGIVMPGMINSHTHLGMSFFRSLADDQKDRLRRVLFPLEKAVVTDDLVYWASLHSYTEMIQGGVTTLFDMYYFEDAVARAARKAGVRSILGETVVYFPAPDSPREYGGIGYAREFIQQWKHQDLITPAIAPHAPYTVDGDHMKECYELACREEVPMTLHLSEMPFEMEHFQKDYGMSPIAYLDDLGVLDSRVVAAHCIFTDDPDRQILKKRGVGVAHNMVANIKGAKGVAAIPEMLELGIPVGLGSDGPMSGNTQDVISLMGYTTKFHKFTRLDPQAMPPESVVEMATIGGARALHIADRVGSLEIGKEADIVIMDHSSPSMFPVYDPYSVLVYGASPRDVDTVLVKGRILMEHREILHLDIPEIRGKGQEYFEKVCSLPALKDLGLKIIRPEN
- a CDS encoding nucleoside hydrolase, which gives rise to MKRWKTHIGLLLRYCAKMHPAMAPGGHVIVQLSSGKEYRVSVKQVIIDCDPGIDDALALFAAFASDRLFIRGITTVAGNVPVTLTARNALALCTLAGQDIEVASGATGPLEGEVHTASDVHGQNGLGDVELPLTGQISTRGADQLLYEELIKAGGELEIIALGPLTNLAILLERHPDVQPYIKKLTLMGGSLGRGNVTPFAEFNFYADPLAADRVLRSGVPIVMFGLDVTNHALLLPDQIDEIESWGGPVLTPLVQMIRFYQKFYKSKGMDGLKMHDPLAVAGVIDSRLTEGQAYALGVETKDRDTLGKVCILEDPRTVHVCLKVHQEKFSPLFMNLLKSYQM